CGGCTACGAGCAGCTCGACGAACCGGTGAGCTACGACCTGACCACCGTGCTCACGCCCCGGACCGACCAGTGACCCACCACGCGACCGACGCACCCCAGGAGACGCCATGACCTACCACGTCGTGCTGCTCGTCGAGCAGCCGCTGACCGAGCTGGACGCCCGCCAGGTCACCTCGCTCCACGTGGAGCTCGGCGAGGAGGTGGTCTACGACGTGCTGCTGCCCGTCGACGACGCCGCCGAGCGCATGGCGACCGCCGTCGGCACGCTCGGCTCGGGCGACCTGGTCGGCTCCCCCAGCTACGCCCTCGCGAGCATCGACTTCGACGAGCTCCACGAGCAGAGCGAGGAGGAGGCCCACGAGGGCCTCGCGCAGACGCTCGCGCAGCTGCGGGCCACGGGCGCGAAGGCCCAGGGCGCCGTCGTGGCCGACGACCCGATCGGCGCGCTGCTGTCGACCGTGTCCACCGTCGACGCCAGCGAGGTCATCGTGCTCACCAGCTCGCACGCGGTCGCCGAGTTCTTCGGCGTCGACTGGACGTCGCGCGCGCGGCGCCACCTCGACGTGCCCGTGCTGCACCTGCTCGAGCACGAGACGTTCGCCGAGCAGGCCGACGGCGCGGGCGAGGGCGTCACCGGGCTCTGACCCCCCTCGGCCCCTCACCCCGCACGGGACGTCGTGCGCCGCGGCGGGCGGGGCCGCCGCTCCGCATGACGTCCTCACGGGGTGGGAGGACCCTGCTCAGCCGGGGCGGCGGTTGCCCGCCTCGTCCCAGTGCTCGGCCACCTTCTTGCTGGGCTGCACCCGCGGCGGCTCGCCGGGCATCTTCGGGTGGTCCGGCGGGAAGCTCAGCTCGCCGCCGGGCAGCGTCTCCCACAGCTCGAGCAGCGGCTCGAGGGGGAACGCCTCATCGTCGATCCCGGCCCAGGGGTCGCCGTCGGCGAGCCGCTCGGGGACCGAGAAGAGGTGGAGGTCGCGGGAGTCCTCGAGCTCGGCGAGCTGATCCCAGGTCACCGGGGTGCTCACGGGAGCCCCCGGCCGCGGTCGCAGCGACCAGGCGCCCGCGACTGTCCGGTCGCGGAGGTTCTGGTTGAAGTCCAGGAAGACCGATCCCGCCGGGCGCTCCTCCTTCCACCAGCTCGTCGTGGCACCGACGTCGCGGCGCTCGAGCTCGCGGCCGAGCCCGATGGCCGCGTGCCGGACCTCCTCGAACCCGTAGCGGGGCTCGATCCGCACGTACACGTGGACGCCGCGGTTGCCGCTGGTCTTGACGAAGGGCCGCAGGCCGCGCTCCTCGAGCAGCTCCCGCGTCGCCGCCGCCACGCGCCGCGCGTCGGCGAACGTCGCCCCCTCCTGGGGGTCCAGGTCCACGCGGAGCTCGTCGGGGTGCTCGACGTCGGACGCACGCACGGCCCAGGGGTGGAACGTCAGGGTCCCCATGTGCGCCGCCCAGACGGCGGCGGCCGGCTCGGTGAGGCACAGCTCGTCGATCGGACGTCCGTTCGGCGTGGTGACGCGGCAGGTCTCGACCCAGTCGGGGGCGCCCTTCGGCAGTCGCTTCGAGTAGAAGCCGTCGCCCTGCTGCTGGCCGGCGGGCCCGACCGTCAGGGTCATGCCCTCCCGCCACCCGTCCGGCCACCGCTCGAGCGCGACGGGCCGCTGCCCGTTGGCGTGCATGAAGACGTCGCCGACGGCGGCGAAGTACTCGCACACCTGCAGCTTCGTGACCTCCGGCGTGCGGTCCGTGGCCGCGTAGACCACCCGGTCGGGGCTCGAGACGCGGACCTCCCGCTCTCCTACGACGACGTGCGCGGCGGGCGTCTTGGCCATGGCTCACCGTAACCGCTCCGGCCGCCGGCGCCCGTCTGGCACGATGCGCCCGTGCCGACCTGGTCGATCGTGCTGCTCGTCGTGCTGCAGGTGGCGTCGCTGGCCGCGGCCGTGACGTTCGGCGTGCTGCTGACCGTCAGCCGCCGGCGGGTCCGGCGCCTCGACGCCGAGGTCGCCGCTCTCCGAGACGCCGCCGCCCTGCCGCCCTCGTCGCGCCTGCGGCTGCCCCGTCCCCGCGAGGCCGTGCGCGCGGTGTGGGAGACGGTCGAGCTCGTGCGCGACCGGGGCGTCGGTGGTGCGCTCCGCTCCTCCATCGAGGAGCTCGCGGGCTGGGCGCAGGTGGAACGGCCCGACCTGGTGCGGCTCGCGACGCACGACGGGCGGGTCACCATCCTCTTCTCCGACATCGAGGGGTCGACGACGCTCAACGACCGCCTCGGCGACCGCGCCTGGGTGCGGCTGCTGGCGCGTCACGACGCGCTGGTGCGCCGTGCCGTCGAGGCCCACGCGGGCCAGGTGGTGAAGACGCAGGGCGACGGCTTCATGGTGGCGTTCGGCCCCGCCACCGACGCCGTGGGCGCCGCCCTGGAGGTGCAGCACGCGCTGGCCGGCTGGCGCTCCGAGCCGCGCGTGCGCGTGCGCATCGGGATCCACCGCGGCTCCGTGCTGCACCGCGACAACGACCTCTTCGGCCGGAACGTCGCGTACGCCGCGCGCGTGGCCTCCCTCGCCGACGGGGGCGAGGTGCTCGTCAGCGAGGCCGTCGCCGACGCGCTCGACGCCGACGAGCGCGCCACGCTGCTCGACCCCGAGGGCAGCCGGGAGGTGGAGCTGCGCGGCATCACCGGCACCCAGGTCGTGCACCGCCTCGTCCCGCCCACCGCGGCCGGGTGAGCCTGGACCGCGGCAGTACCATGGGACCCATGGGTCACAAGGTCGAGAGGTCCGACGCGGAGTGGAAGGCGCAGCTCTCCCCGGCGGAGTACGCGGTGCTGCGCCAGGCAGGCACGGAGCGTGCCTTCACGGGTGAGTACACGGACACCGAGACGGTCGGCGTCTACCACTGCAAGGCCTGCGACGCGACGCTGTTCGAGTCGGAGACGAAGTTCCACTCGGGCTGCGGCTGGCCGTCGTTCTACCAGCCGGTGACGGACACGATCGAGTACATCGAGGACAACTCCCACGGCATGAAGCGGGTCGAGGTGCGCTGCGCGAGCTGCGGCTCCCACCTCGGGCACGTCTTCCCGGACGGGTACGGCACGCCCACCGGCGACCGCTACTGCATCAACTCGATCGCCCTCACGCTCGAGCCCCGTCCGGAGTCCTGACCGGCATCCCCTGACGGCGCCAGGCGGCGAAGCCCCCGACCACGTCGGTGGCCGCCGTCAGCCCGAGCCGCTGCAGCGAGTCCGCCGCCAGCGACGACGTGGTGCCCTCGGCGTCCACGACGACGACGGGGAGCTCGTACGACGCGGCCTCGATCCGGCTCGGGCTCCGCGGGTCGAGGCGCCACTCGAGGTCGACGCGCTCGAGGACCAGGGCCCCCAGGCGGGGGTCGATCTCGCCCTGCTCCCGTCGCTGGGCGGCGGGCCGCACGTCGACGAGCAGGGCCCGCCCCCAGAGCACCGCCTGGTAGGCCGCCCGGGGGCTCAGGCGCTGGAGGCGCGCCCGGGCGTCCGCGAGCATGTCGTCGACGCCGTCGAACCACACCTCCTCGAAGCGGCTGCCGACGGGCTCGACGAGCCGGAGGGTGCGCGAGGGGCGGGCCGTCGCGTGCCAGACCTCGATCGCCGCCGCGCTCACAGCTGCACCCCCGCCTGCTCGACGCCGACGACCTCGAGGCGGCCGCGGGACGCGACGTACCGGGTCATCGTGGTGAGCCGCGGCGCGTAGGCGTGCACCGAGAGCGCCGTCGTCGTCGTCTCGTTGCGGACCTCGTGCACGTGGCCCGTCGTGTAGGCGCGGGACTCGCCGCGGCCGACGTACCAGGCCGTCGGGTCCCCCAACGCCCAGGTGCGCTCGGTGAGCCGGCCGCGCAGCGTGGCGTAGGCGCCGCGCGACTCGCCGTGGTCGTGCCAGCCGGTGCTGAAGCCGGGTGGCCAGGTGAGCAGCCAGACCTGGAGGTCGGGCGTCGAGCGGAGCTCGAGCGACTGGCGCTCGGGATGCTCGAGGTCGACGAGCTGGTGCAGGTCGGGGTCCGCGGCGATCTCGCGGAGCGTCTGCAGGAGGGGCAGGAGCGCGAGGCCGGGCGGTACGTCGGCGGTGACGGGCGCGGCGGTCGAGGATGCAGGGCTGTGCGTGGTCATGGCTGGTCCTGGAGGCTGTGTCGTCGCCCGACACGGACGCGGCGGTCCGGGGCGACAGGGGTGTGGTCGGTCAGCGGGGGCGACGACAACAGCGACACAGCGTGAGCACGAGCCAATTCCTACCAGAGGGCTCGACTTGGGACCGGCGCAGCGCCCACATGGTGGGACGCGCGGGCGGGAGGCCCGACGCGGAAAGGGGCACGGACGACGTCTCCGGAGCGATCCGGGATGTCGTCCGTGCCCCTTTCCGGGCAGGTTCCGAGCGGGACCCGAGCCGGGTCAGGCCAGCGTCACGGCAGGCGCTCGACGAGCTCGCGCACGGGGGTCAGCGCGCCGGTGTAGAACGGGATCTCCTCGCGCACGTGGCGCCGGGCGCCGGAGGCCCGCAGCTCGCGCATGAGGTCGACGATGCGACCGAGGTCGTCGGCCTCGAAGGCGAGGAGCCACTCGTAGTCGCCCAGGGCGAACGAGCTCACCGTGTTGGCGCGCACGTCGGGGTAGGGGCGGGCCATCTTGCCGTGCTCGACGAGCAGGGCGCGGCGCTCCTCGTCGGGCAGCAGGTACCACTCGTAGGACCGCACGAACGGGTAGACGCACACGTGCTTCTTGACCGACTCGTCGGCGAGGAACGCCGGCACGTGGCTGCGGTTGAACTCGGCCGGACGGTGGAGGGCCATCTGCGACCAGACGGGCTCGAGCCGGCTGCCGAACGTCGTGCGCCGGAAGCGGTTGTAGGCCGCCTGGAGCTGCTCCGAGGTCTCCGCGTGCCACCACACCATGAGGTCGGCGTCGGCGCGGAGGCCGCTGACGTCGTAGACGCCGCGCACCACGA
This Nocardioides alkalitolerans DNA region includes the following protein-coding sequences:
- a CDS encoding ATP-dependent DNA ligase, producing MAKTPAAHVVVGEREVRVSSPDRVVYAATDRTPEVTKLQVCEYFAAVGDVFMHANGQRPVALERWPDGWREGMTLTVGPAGQQQGDGFYSKRLPKGAPDWVETCRVTTPNGRPIDELCLTEPAAAVWAAHMGTLTFHPWAVRASDVEHPDELRVDLDPQEGATFADARRVAAATRELLEERGLRPFVKTSGNRGVHVYVRIEPRYGFEEVRHAAIGLGRELERRDVGATTSWWKEERPAGSVFLDFNQNLRDRTVAGAWSLRPRPGAPVSTPVTWDQLAELEDSRDLHLFSVPERLADGDPWAGIDDEAFPLEPLLELWETLPGGELSFPPDHPKMPGEPPRVQPSKKVAEHWDEAGNRRPG
- a CDS encoding adenylate/guanylate cyclase domain-containing protein, yielding MPTWSIVLLVVLQVASLAAAVTFGVLLTVSRRRVRRLDAEVAALRDAAALPPSSRLRLPRPREAVRAVWETVELVRDRGVGGALRSSIEELAGWAQVERPDLVRLATHDGRVTILFSDIEGSTTLNDRLGDRAWVRLLARHDALVRRAVEAHAGQVVKTQGDGFMVAFGPATDAVGAALEVQHALAGWRSEPRVRVRIGIHRGSVLHRDNDLFGRNVAYAARVASLADGGEVLVSEAVADALDADERATLLDPEGSREVELRGITGTQVVHRLVPPTAAG
- the msrB gene encoding peptide-methionine (R)-S-oxide reductase MsrB gives rise to the protein MGHKVERSDAEWKAQLSPAEYAVLRQAGTERAFTGEYTDTETVGVYHCKACDATLFESETKFHSGCGWPSFYQPVTDTIEYIEDNSHGMKRVEVRCASCGSHLGHVFPDGYGTPTGDRYCINSIALTLEPRPES
- a CDS encoding rhodanese-like domain-containing protein, encoding MSAAAIEVWHATARPSRTLRLVEPVGSRFEEVWFDGVDDMLADARARLQRLSPRAAYQAVLWGRALLVDVRPAAQRREQGEIDPRLGALVLERVDLEWRLDPRSPSRIEAASYELPVVVVDAEGTTSSLAADSLQRLGLTAATDVVGGFAAWRRQGMPVRTPDGARA
- a CDS encoding cysteine dioxygenase family protein, with the protein product MTTHSPASSTAAPVTADVPPGLALLPLLQTLREIAADPDLHQLVDLEHPERQSLELRSTPDLQVWLLTWPPGFSTGWHDHGESRGAYATLRGRLTERTWALGDPTAWYVGRGESRAYTTGHVHEVRNETTTTALSVHAYAPRLTTMTRYVASRGRLEVVGVEQAGVQL
- a CDS encoding chlorite dismutase family protein, with translation MSRYTMWSVFRLARVLGPDAKRRREAKEVEKLFADLAGDDVVVRGVYDVSGLRADADLMVWWHAETSEQLQAAYNRFRRTTFGSRLEPVWSQMALHRPAEFNRSHVPAFLADESVKKHVCVYPFVRSYEWYLLPDEERRALLVEHGKMARPYPDVRANTVSSFALGDYEWLLAFEADDLGRIVDLMRELRASGARRHVREEIPFYTGALTPVRELVERLP